Proteins encoded in a region of the Penaeus vannamei isolate JL-2024 chromosome 30, ASM4276789v1, whole genome shotgun sequence genome:
- the LOC113827253 gene encoding uncharacterized protein isoform X1, giving the protein MALERLWVSSLLLIVTTATAWNLKSLPEPQSSACLAHELNEIEDVRLCDPDNTLPYPHKVMTAELLTMCEEDGPEGVAVFLLLIDTLPSRDTQPNENQGATDPVDRLMKKAARFYNLTTQESAVLMLAVQNPLQVKIWRSETLLAKMPEATLENAKINATQSYASYKNFPSAVNVFVVELCKSLKDDEKTRNWGATDVLLIAFVAFYIIIVITLTVLMVRAFRTRQLGTANEAGDLRSVPGRHLQQNPLSLELHEYGAMATYTSTGHILLSTTDVAAVNTACASTEHLLDT; this is encoded by the exons ATGGCATTGGAGAGGCTTTGGGTATCGTCTTTATTACTTATCGTGACCACGGCGACAG CATGGAACTTGAAAAGTCTTCCGGAACCACAGTCCAGCGCATGCTTGGCCCACGAACTGAACGAAATTGAGGATGTAAGGTTATGCGACCCCGACAACACTCTGCCCTACCCTCATA AAGTCATGACAGCTGAACTCTTGACGATGTGTGAAGAAGACGGACCTGAAGGAGTAGCAGTATTTTTATTGCTGATTGATACACTTCCTTCTCGTG ATACACAGCCCAACGAAAACCAAGGAGCAACGGACCCAGTCGACCGTTTGATGAAGAAAGCCGCCAGGTTCTACAACTTAACAACACAGGAGTCTGCTGTCCTTATGCTAGCTGTCCAGAATCCATTGCAG gtgaaGATATGGAGAAGTGAAACCCTACTTGCCAAGATGCCCGAAGCAACACTGGAAAATGCAAAGATAAATGCGACACAATCATATGCAAGTTATAAGAACTTCCCTTCTGCAGTTAATGTGTTTGTCGTGGAGCTGTGTAAG AGTCTCAAGGATGATGAGAAAACCAGAAATTGGGGAGCCACAGATGTTTTATTGATCGCCTTTGTTGCATTctacatcatcattgtaatcactcTGA CCGTTCTGATGGTCCGAGCCTTCCGAACGCGTCAGTTGGGCACCGCGAACGAAGCCGGCGACCTGCGCAGTGTTCCCGGACGCCACCTGCAGCAGAACCCTCTTTCCCTCGAACTACACGAGTACGGTGCCATGGCGACGTACACTTCAACGGGACATATCTTACTGAGCACTACGGATGTCGCCGCTGTTAACACGGCCTGTGCATCCACCGAACATCTCTTAGATACTTAG
- the LOC113827253 gene encoding uncharacterized protein isoform X2, which translates to MCVLYRCRCQAWNLKSLPEPQSSACLAHELNEIEDVRLCDPDNTLPYPHKVMTAELLTMCEEDGPEGVAVFLLLIDTLPSRDTQPNENQGATDPVDRLMKKAARFYNLTTQESAVLMLAVQNPLQVKIWRSETLLAKMPEATLENAKINATQSYASYKNFPSAVNVFVVELCKSLKDDEKTRNWGATDVLLIAFVAFYIIIVITLTVLMVRAFRTRQLGTANEAGDLRSVPGRHLQQNPLSLELHEYGAMATYTSTGHILLSTTDVAAVNTACASTEHLLDT; encoded by the exons ATGTGTGTCCTGTACAGATGCCGCTGTCAAG CATGGAACTTGAAAAGTCTTCCGGAACCACAGTCCAGCGCATGCTTGGCCCACGAACTGAACGAAATTGAGGATGTAAGGTTATGCGACCCCGACAACACTCTGCCCTACCCTCATA AAGTCATGACAGCTGAACTCTTGACGATGTGTGAAGAAGACGGACCTGAAGGAGTAGCAGTATTTTTATTGCTGATTGATACACTTCCTTCTCGTG ATACACAGCCCAACGAAAACCAAGGAGCAACGGACCCAGTCGACCGTTTGATGAAGAAAGCCGCCAGGTTCTACAACTTAACAACACAGGAGTCTGCTGTCCTTATGCTAGCTGTCCAGAATCCATTGCAG gtgaaGATATGGAGAAGTGAAACCCTACTTGCCAAGATGCCCGAAGCAACACTGGAAAATGCAAAGATAAATGCGACACAATCATATGCAAGTTATAAGAACTTCCCTTCTGCAGTTAATGTGTTTGTCGTGGAGCTGTGTAAG AGTCTCAAGGATGATGAGAAAACCAGAAATTGGGGAGCCACAGATGTTTTATTGATCGCCTTTGTTGCATTctacatcatcattgtaatcactcTGA CCGTTCTGATGGTCCGAGCCTTCCGAACGCGTCAGTTGGGCACCGCGAACGAAGCCGGCGACCTGCGCAGTGTTCCCGGACGCCACCTGCAGCAGAACCCTCTTTCCCTCGAACTACACGAGTACGGTGCCATGGCGACGTACACTTCAACGGGACATATCTTACTGAGCACTACGGATGTCGCCGCTGTTAACACGGCCTGTGCATCCACCGAACATCTCTTAGATACTTAG